GGCGCCGCTCGAAGAGCAGGGTCGCCTCTTGGCGGGTCGGCATGGCGCTCCGCTAGCATGCCCGCCACGCGGCTCGCCAGGGCCGGGGCCGCTGTGCTTTGAGTTCCCCGAGCGCGATGCCCAGAGCCACCACCGACCACCACCCCGCGACCGTCCGCGGCCCGCGCCGCCCCCCACGCACCCCCGCGCGCTGGCCGAGCGGCCGGCTCATCCCCCGCGACCAGGACGAGGTGGTGGTCGCGCTCGACGACCGCCGGGTGAAGCTCACCCACTTGAAGAAGCCCTTCTGGCCGGCGCTCGGCATCACCAAGGGCGACCTCATCCGCTACTACGTCGACGTCGCCCCCGTTCTCCTGCCCCACCTTCGCGACCGCGCCATGGTGATGCGGCGCTACCCGGACGGCGCGGGCGGCAAGTCGTTCTTCATGAAGCGCGCCCCGACGCCCCGGCCCGACTGGATCGCCACCTGCGCGATCGAGCACGCTTCGGGCAACGTGATCGACTTCCCCATGATCCAGGACCTGGCCTCGCTCCTCTGGGTCGTGAACCTGGGCTGCATCGACCTGAACCAGTGGTACGCACGCTGCGACGACGTGGATCGCCCGGACTACCTGCACTTCGACCTCGACCCCACCCAGGGCGCCACCTTCGCCCAGGTGCGAGAGACGGCGCTCGTCCTCCACGCCACGCTCACCGACCTCGGCCTGCCGAGCTACCCGAAGACGACCGGCTCGCGCGGCATACACGTCTACGTGCCCATCGTCCGCGGCCCGACGCAGAAGGAGGTGTGGACGGCCGCCAGGACGATCTCCGTCGCGCTCGCGCGGCACCACCCCGCGCTCATCACGGCTGAGTACAGCATGGCGCGGCGCCCGCGCGCCCGCGTGCTGGTCGACTACAACCAGAACGCGTGGGGGCGCACGCTCGCCTCGGTCTACTCGGTGCGCCCGACGCCGCGCGCCGCCGCCTCGACGCCGGTCACGTGGCCCGAGGTCGAGCGCGGCATCGCGATCGACGACTTCCGCATCGACAACGTGCCGGCGCGCGTGCGGCAGCGGGGGGACCTGTGGGCGCCGCTGCTGGCGAAGCGCGGCCGCGTCGACCTGGGGCGGTTCGGGTGATCCCGCCGCACAGTTTGCGCTCGCGCGCGCGCATCGGTATGTCGAAGGTATGAGGGCCAATACCAAGTCGAGTATCACGCTCCCGGCCCAGGAGTTTCGGCTGGTCAAGTCACTAAAGGCACGCCTGCGACTCAGGAGCAACGTGGAGGTCGTGCGCAAGGGGCTGCTGCTACTCCAGCAGACGACCGACCGGGCGGCGCTCAAGGAGGCGTATCGCAAGGCGTCCCTTGCGACGCGGGCCGCGACCAGGGCCGAGCTCCGTGACCTCGATCACCTGGCCAGCGAGGGGCTCGACTGAGCACGCCCGTCGAGCACGGCGGGCTCTACGTCGCCGACCTGAACCCGCGGCGGGGCACCGAGCCCGGCAAGACCCGCCCCGTGCTCGTGATCCAGACGGATCTCCTGAACGCGGTCGGACATCCCTCCACACTGGTGCTGCCCTGCACGTCGCGACTCGCGGGTGAGAGCCTCCTCCGCGTGTTCCTGCCGAGAGGCATGGCCGAGAATGCGAGCGACTGCGAGATCATGATCGATCAGGTGCGCGCCATCGACAATCGGCGCCTGAAGAAACGCCTCGGGCATCTCCCGCCGAGCCTGCTCGCCGAGGTGAAAGAGAAGCTCCGGCGGCTCGCCGACCTGTAGCCGCCGTCACCGCCCCCGCCAGACCGGCGGCCGCTTCTCCTTGAACGCCCGGATGCCCTCCTTCGCGTCCTCGCTCATGAAGACGCTCGCCGAGTAGGTCATTTCGTTGGCGAGCGCCTCCTTGAGCGGGAGGAAGGTGCTCTCCTTGGCCGAGCGCTTGCACGCGCGCACGGCGAGCGGGCCGTTCAGACAGATCGTCTCGGCCAGCTTGCGCGCCTCGGCCATCACGCGGTCGCGCGGCACGACCCGGTTCACCAGTCCCATCTCGGCGGCGCGCTCGGCGCTGATGCGGTCGGCGAGCAGCACGACCTCCATGGCGTGGCACCAGGTGAGCTGGCGGACGCTCTGCACCGTGGAGCCGCCGCCCGGGAAGAGGCCGCGGCGCGGCTCGGCGAGCTGGAACCACGCCGTGTCGGCGCACACGCGGAGATCGGTGTTCCACATCATCTCGAGGCCGCCCGCCGCGCAGATGCCGTTGATGGCCGCGATGACCGGTTTGTAGAGCGTGAACTCGCTGCCGTCGGGAAGCGTGGCCCCGTCGCGCAGGACGGCCACCAGCGAGTGCGCCATGGTGTACCGGGAGCCCTCCTGGGGCAGCTTCGACTCGCCCTCCCGGAGCTTGTCGGCGCGCTCAGTGACGATCGGGATGAAGCTCTTCAGATCCGCGCCCACGCAGTACACGTCGCCCACGCCGGTCAGGATGGCGACGTAGGCGGCGGCGTCGTCCCGGAAGCGGACCCAGCAGTCGGCGAGCTGGCCGAAGTGCTCGAGGTCGAGCGAGTTCCGCTGCTCGGGGCGGTCGATGGTGATGGTGACGATGTGCCCGTCCTTCACGTAGTGGATCGCCATGGCGCGCGTTTACACCCGAGGCCGCGGGCGGCGCCAGAGTCGCGCCTGCGCACGTCGGATGCTACGTTGCCCTCCGTGGCGAGGATTCGTGTCA
The DNA window shown above is from Deltaproteobacteria bacterium and carries:
- a CDS encoding type II toxin-antitoxin system PemK/MazF family toxin — its product is MSTPVEHGGLYVADLNPRRGTEPGKTRPVLVIQTDLLNAVGHPSTLVLPCTSRLAGESLLRVFLPRGMAENASDCEIMIDQVRAIDNRRLKKRLGHLPPSLLAEVKEKLRRLADL
- a CDS encoding carnitinyl-CoA dehydratase, producing MAIHYVKDGHIVTITIDRPEQRNSLDLEHFGQLADCWVRFRDDAAAYVAILTGVGDVYCVGADLKSFIPIVTERADKLREGESKLPQEGSRYTMAHSLVAVLRDGATLPDGSEFTLYKPVIAAINGICAAGGLEMMWNTDLRVCADTAWFQLAEPRRGLFPGGGSTVQSVRQLTWCHAMEVVLLADRISAERAAEMGLVNRVVPRDRVMAEARKLAETICLNGPLAVRACKRSAKESTFLPLKEALANEMTYSASVFMSEDAKEGIRAFKEKRPPVWRGR